The Drosophila mauritiana strain mau12 chromosome 2R, ASM438214v1, whole genome shotgun sequence genome has a segment encoding these proteins:
- the LOC117137999 gene encoding protein piccolo, with translation MWEKLVNCIKSNGGNGGVKNVSCQVVELADLMKQVPPNQMHKFKMFAKKHEEYKDRVRKYPESMPTIDWEYYRQNVREEFVDWVKGYETKYDKLHSLFENRHAIVDHKRYFDLVDEEKTVVTQCISEYKAESDKRIKELTEKLEFVKAMRPYDEMTMEEFCFARPHLAPDFINKPTFWPHTPEEQMPGPSDPEAAAALHHEEEPEPPKKPTPEKPTDKPSGEAKPMAAAAPKKPTEPVVDTSQLAEKATSIAKDLIAKAIVLFNSLKEKMSGLAKNVQKKADAAKAARSETAGKSATPKSAPTKSLDSITERESGPNICNQTIIRSEEAEANPEVKARHTNLSIEADPCDAQEERAREIARTLERKRQLKEAEEWEKYKTKKDPCAAEKETDPCKLVEEEPVCKPDPCKAKEEAVCKPDPCQQEKEEDVCKPDPCKPKDEEGSCEDEEDPCKKKPKCDGDYQFGGDNEGGSTKSKQQDQVFINISECSKNLAKQEEKKSGDSGKPKEKASLSEIPQGSDQKPVLGLQITESKDSKKDQKASIEGAKEIGPVYTDPNQLAELLVQKKEKPVIIEEAQKPEDDKPITIYPKLEISANPKGDQVKQDAETQKSPKDMAKQVFIMASGAATLLTEATNTLEDLKKKKEARLEALEQAYTSAQRQAQGALAEASKAVEAANNLAQRSAEQTGEVSSRDREALEMAEKHAILAKMLAGRAVALKDEIARVLKDLKKKE, from the exons ATGTGGGAAAAGCTGGTGAACTGCATCAAGAGCAATGGTGGTAATGGTGGCGTCAAGAATGTAAGCTGCCAAGTTGTCGAACTGGCGGATCTGATGAAACAGGTGCCGCCGAACCAGATGCACAAGttcaaaatgtttgccaaGAAACACGAGGAGTACAAGGA CCGCGTTCGTAAATATCCGGAATCGATGCCGACAATCGACTGGGAGTACTACCGTCAGAATGTGCGAGAAGAGTTTGTAGATTGGGTGAAGGGATACGAGACCAAGTATGATAAGCTGCATTCCTTGTTCGAGAATCGACATGCCATAGTAGATCACAAACGATACTTTGATCTTGTAGATGAAGAAAAGACGGTGGTAACTCAGTGTATTAGCGAATACAAGGCGGAGTCCGACAAAAGAATCAAGGAGCTAACCGAAAAGTTGGAGTTCGTTAAGGCCATGCGTCCCTACGACGAAATGACCATGGAGGAATTTTGTTTTGCCCGTCCGCACTTGGCACCCGATTTCATCAACAAGCCCACTTTCTGGCCACACACTCCCGAAGAGCAAATGCCAGGTCCATCGGATCCAGAGGCAGCAGCTGCATTGCATCACGAAGAGGAGCCCGAACCGCCAAAGAAACCAACTCCCGAAAAACCAACGGATAAGCCTAGTGGAGAAGCAAAGCCTATGGCAGCTGCGGCTCCAAAGAAGCCAACAGAACCCGTCGTGGACACCTCTCAGTTGGCCGAAAAGGCCACTTCAATTGCCAAAGATTTGATCGCCAAAGCTATTGTTCTTTTTAACAGTCTTAAAGAGAAGATGTCGGGTCTGGCCAAGAACGTTCAGAAAAAGGCAGACGCCGCCAAAGCTGCGCGTTCCGAAACTGCCGGCAAATCCGCAACGCCTAAATCCGCACCAACCAAGTCACTGGATAGCATTACGGAACGAGAGTCTGGACCGAACATCTGCAACCAAACTATAATACGCAGCGAGGAGGCAGAGGCCAATCCGGAGGTTAAGGCCAGGCATACTAACCTCTCCATTGAGGCGGATCCTTGCGATGCCCAGGAGGAGAGAGCCAGGGAGATAGCTAGGACATTGGAGCGCAAGAGACAATTAAAAGAGGCGGAGGAATGGGAAAAATACAAGACCAAGAAAGATCCGTGTGCCGCCGAAAAGGAAACTGATCCTTGCAAGCTCGTGGAAGAGGAACCCGTTTGCAAGCCAGATCCTTGCAAAGCGAAAGAAGAAGCAGTCTGTAAGCCAGATCCTTGCCAGCAGGAGAAAGAAGAAGACGTTTGCAAGCCCGATCCTTGTAAGCCGAAGGACGAAGAAGGCTCCTGTGAAGATGAGGAGGATCCTTGCAAGAAGAAGCCGAAATGCGATGGAGATTACCAATTCGGTGGTGACAATGAAGGCGGTTCGACAAAATCCAAGCAGCAGGACCAGGTCTTCATCAACATATCCGAGTGCAGCAAGAATCTCGCTAAGCAGGAAGAAAAGAAGTCAGGTGATTCGGGGAAGCCCAAGGAAAAGGCATCACTGTCAGAAATTCCACAAGGATCAGATCAAAAACCCGTGCTTGGCTTGCAGATTACAGAATCCAAGGACTCTAAAAAGGATCAAAAAGCTAGTATTGAAGGCGCAAAGGAAATTGGTCCTGTGTATACAGATCCCAATCAACTGGCAGAGCTGCTAGTgcagaaaaaggaaaaaccaGTTATAATTGAAGAAGCCCAGAAACCCGAAGATGACAAACCAATTACCATATATCCCAAGCTAGAGATATCAGCCAATCCGAAGGGCGATCAAGTCAAGCAAGACGCTGAAACCCAAAAGTCGCCCAAGGATATGGCCAAGCAGGTGTTCATAATGGCCTCGGGAGCTGCTACTCTGCTGACAGAAGCCACCAACACACTGGAGGACTtaaagaagaagaaggaggCTCGTCTGGAGGCACTGGAACAGGCCTACACTTCGGCCCAAAGACAGGCCCAAGGAGCTCTGGCCGAGGCATCGAAGGCCGTGGAAGCCGCCAACAATTTAGCCCAGAGATCTGCCGAACAAACTGGGGAAGTGAGCAGCCGCGACCGCGAGGCCTTGGAAATGGCCGAAAAGCatgccattttggccaaaatgctgGCCGGACGTGCAGTGGCCTTGAAGGACGAGATCGCTCGAGTTCTCAAGGATCTTAAGAAGAAAGAGTAA
- the LOC117137896 gene encoding cytosol aminopeptidase yields the protein MTRSQIISSLRRSTLGLFRCHKALIFARIPAFQQVRCKSEDGSCNTCNLQGVVVGLYAKDGDKGLKLSPGGEKFDDRVGGKITELIKESGLNGELGVGRLYQNIDKEYWAVAVVGLGKEGAGFNAEEVIDEGMENVRVCAAVGARALQLQGCTTCHVDGMEYPEQAAEGAAMAVWRYNVNKRKKNRIAIPKLELYGSTDQDAWTRGLFKAESQNLARRLSDTPANQMTPSIFAQATVDALCPCGVSVEVRSMDWIETQNLNSFLMVAKGSCEPPIILEVSYCGTSPEERPILMLGKGLTFNSGGLCLHPKRGMDEYRGAVSGAAVCVAAIRAAAALSLPINVSAVLPLCENMPSGMATKPGDVVTLLNGKTMRIKDISLAGTVLLADPLLYAQSTFKPKLVVEVGSMASGIRKGLGASATGLWTNNSFLWKNFQKAGALTGDRLWRMPLWRYFRKLVAPRASYDICSTGEGHASSCLAAAILYELVPCSDWVHLDTHGTGMLAKHGVPPYLLKDCMTGRPTRSIIQFLYQMACK from the exons ATGACTCGATCGCAGATAATCTCCAGCCTGCGCCGTTCTACCCTGGGATTGTTCAGGTGCCACAAGGCGCTCATTTTTGCCAGAATTCCAGCTTTTCAGCAG GTGAGATGCAAGAGTGAGGATGGCAGCTGCAACACCTGCAACTTGCAGGGAGTAGTGGTTGGCCTGTATGCCAAGGATGGTGATAAGGGGCTCAAGTTGTCCCCGGGTGGCGAGAAGTTCGACGACCGTGTCGGCGGCAAGATCACGGAACTAATCAAGGAATCTGGACTCAATGGTGAGCTCGGAGTGGGTCGACTATATCAGAATATCGATAAGGAGTACTGGGCCGTGGCGGTTGTGGGCCTGGGCAAGGAAGGAGCTGGCTTCAATGCCGAGGAAGTCATCGACGAGGGCATGGAGAACGTGAGGGTGTGCGCCGCTGTGGGTGCCCGAGCTCTTCAGCTGCAGGGCTGCACCACCTGCCATGTGGATGGCATGGAGTATCCGGAGCAGGCTGCCGAAGGCGCCGCCATGGCCGTGTGGCGTTACAATGTGAACAAGCGCAAGAAGAACCGCATTGCCATACCGAAACTGGAACTGTACGGATCCACAGATCAGGATGCCTGGACGAGGGGGCTGTTCAAGGCCGAATCGCAGAATTTGGCACGCCGTTTGTCGGACACGCCCGCCAACCAGATGACGccatccattttcgcccagGCCACCGTGGATGCATTGTGTCCCTGTGGTGTTTCAGTCGAAGTGCGTTCGATGGATTGGATTGAGACGCAGAACCTAAACTCCTTCCTCATGGTGGCCAAGGGCTCGTGCGAGCCACCCATTATCCTGGAAGTCAGCTATTGCGGCACCTCGCCGGAGGAGCGACCCATTCTTATGCTCGGCAAGGGACTGACCTTCAACAGCGGTGGCCTATGCCTGCATCCGAAAAGGGGAATGGACGAGTACCGTGGAGCAGTTTCCGGAGCTGCAGTCTGCGTGGCCGCCATTCGAGCGGCAGCCGCACTATCGCTGCCTATTAATGTGTCCGCCGTGTTACCCCTGTGTGAAAATATGCCATCGGGAATGGCCACCAAGCCGGGCGATGTGGTCACACTACTGAACGGCAAGACCATGCGCATCAAGGATATCTCACTGGCCGGCACTGTCCTCCTGGCGGATCCCCTGCTATACGCCCAGTCGACTTTTAAGCCCAAGTTGGTGGTGGAGGTGGGCTCGATGGCCAGCGGCATTCGCAAAGGACTGGGAGCCTCGGCCACTGGCCTGTGGACCAATAACTCCTTCCTCTGGAAGAACTTCCAAAAGGCCGGAGCTCTCACTGGCGATCGTTTGTGGCGCATGCCCCTGTGGAGGTACTTCCGCAAACTAGTGGCCCCCCGTGCATCCTACGATATATGCAGCACGGGAGAGGGACACGCATCCTCCTGCTTGGCGGCTGCTATCCTTTACGAACTGGTTCCCTGCTCCGACTGGGTGCACCTGGATACCCACGGCACCGGCATGCTGGCCAAGCACGGAGTTCCTCCGTATTTGCTCAAGGATTGCATGACTGGTCGTCCGACCCGATCGATCATCCAGTTCCTCTACCAGATGGCCTGCAAATAA